The following are encoded together in the Lactuca sativa cultivar Salinas chromosome 1, Lsat_Salinas_v11, whole genome shotgun sequence genome:
- the LOC111893212 gene encoding cytokinin riboside 5'-monophosphate phosphoribohydrolase LOG1 — protein MEREGTSSKEERGRKLKRICVFCGSRTGFRSSFTDAALELGQELVNRKIDLIYGGGSIGLMGLISQTVFNGGCHVLGVMPKALLSREISGETAGELRIVEDMHQRKSVMAENADAFIALPGGYGTMEELLEMVTWSQLGIHDKPVGLLNVDGYYDSLLALFDKGVEEGFIEVSERKIMVSALTAQDLITKLEEYVAVHEGVVLKQSWEMDQSSSV, from the exons ATGGAACGAGAaggaacatcttcaaaagaagaaagaggaagaaaACTGAAAAGAATATGTGTATTTTGTGGGAGTCGAACTGGTTTTAGATCTTCATTTACTGATGCTGCCTTAGAACTTGGTCAAGAACTG GTTAACAGGAAAATTGATCTCATCTATGGTGGAGGAAGTATTGGCTTGATGGGATTGATTTCTCAAACTGTCTTTAATGGAGGTTGCCATGTTCTTGG AGTGATGCCCAAAGCTCTCTTATCCCGTGAG ATATCAGGGGAAACAGCGGGGGAGTTAAGAATAGTGGAAGATATGCATCAAAGGAAGTCTGTAATGGCTGAAAATGCTGATGCTTTCATCGCACTTCCTG GAGGGTATGGCACCATGGAAGAGTTACTGGAGATGGTCACTTGGTCTCAACTTGGAATCCATGACAAACCT GTCGGGCTGTTAAATGTGGATGGATACTACGATAGTTTACTTGCTTTGTTTGACAAAGGAGTAGAAGAAGGTTTCATAGAAGTTTCAGAAAGAAAGATTATGGTTTCGGCACTTACAGCACAAGATTTGATCACTAAACTAGAG GAATATGTGGCAGTGCATGAAGGGGTTGTACTCAAACAAAGTTGGGAAATGGACCAATCATCTTCGGTCtaa